In the genome of Hydractinia symbiolongicarpus strain clone_291-10 chromosome 5, HSymV2.1, whole genome shotgun sequence, one region contains:
- the LOC130644855 gene encoding prominin-1-A-like, translated as MKYYVLLVLIHSGIILACETPTNNTANFKKYEAELLSPHLPLEYDSKGLQPFFNLANSFMNTVQPKSFGKEFKGIEYDKILDHKDKIKDYEVPILIAAAFGLLFALFMPIIGFCFCCCRCAGNCGGKMFQDPKSSTQHTKCGIMAFILLVVTIFMLCGVLFMFVTNNRIHSTVEDVGLTYEQALNDVRSVANSTIEAAQHVRDTIIPCIIRPAIDDISNPGIQLNIGVQLKNLISSNVSGVLSKALVESQKLDAMYKQLQDVDRLKNELEGHTNTLKNNLTNIKNDLNTIMTDCVNAGMSTECDPIQAIHDSLNVNIDFTTLPDTTAELNNLKTAIDFDLTGNIKIGQATINDIPTTVVDKSNSVRNDARTKINKGEGEVKTQLNKVIKDITDGVVNLTRDHLKHKDEYTSKTSKYYKYENNRWHAYIGLSCLMALIVILIGLGLTFAACGYKKDRRPSKRTKVATCGGNCLMSAVGLMFIFSFLFMLFCVIWYVVGIHLYIVCRDMEDGELIDDLYKFKPTDSDEVLKVSQTLKNCRNNMPLFAALDGDRFFNITKNFDIKEHVPDINDEIKKINIDLTDKTILTNDAESSITQFINSGVDDLNYTKFLATLKEKITDVDLTVVSQNLSTVAAGISNTGVKTKIEDVAKKVENVQHTTLATIQQKMNFLKQNVTEVEIKATNLKDGTTSLLNDLKASETFLTSSYVQDEIKKMVQQLSDRILGWLTQGTDYITKELKESWFKCKPVAQLYDGVHTFACDNVVQNTNGFWLALGWCLLFFIPAIILCVKLAKYFRKMDYDSGYDDNIQHPPYNDKIPLHSIQPNDFIPRPFSTPRDSYVAPPGRSPQESRSLDEQLQLIGDLENRPRQMSYNSTGDDNATSMTSQHTSPPNEPAQEPPMYSVNTPSHALQFDDVAYDHNPPPPYNQHENSGYTYQ; from the exons ATGAAATATTATGTCTTGTTGGTGCTGATACATTCGGGTATTATTCTGGCATGTGAGACGCCAACAAATAACACAGCAAACTTTAAAAAGTATGAAGCTGAACTATTATCACCTCATTTACCACTGGAGTATGATTCCAAAGGTCTTCAACCGTTCTTTAATCTCGCAAACTCGTTTATGAACACTGTGCAGCCAAAATCTTTTGGTAAAGAGTTTAAAGGAA ttgAATATGATAAAATTTTGGATCACAAAGACAAG aTAAAAGACTATGAAGTACCCATTCTTATCGCTGCAGCATTTGGATTGCTGTTTGCATTGTTTATGCCTATTATTGGGTTTTGTTTCTGTTGCTGTCGATGTGCAGGAAATTGTGGAGGAAAAATGTTTCAAGATCCAAAAAGTTCGACACAACACACCAAATGTGGCATAATGGCGTTTATATTGCTTGTTGTAACTATTTTCATGTT ATGTGGTGTACTGTTTATGTTTGTAACAAATAACAGGATTCATTCCACTGTTGAAGATGTGGGTCTGACATATGAACAGGCATTAAATGATGTTCGAAGTGTTGCCAACTCAACCATTGAA GCTGCACAACATGTACGTGACACTATTATACCGTGCATTATCCGGCCAGCGATTGATGATATTTCTAATCCTGGGATACAACTTAATATTGGAGTACAACTGAAAAACCTGATTAGTTCAAATGTCAGCGGGGTTCTGTCAAAAGCACTAGTTGAAAGCCAAA agctGGATGCAATGTATAAACAGTTGCAAGATGTGGACAGATTAAAAAATGAGTTGGAAGGACATACAAATAcactgaaaaataatttgactAATATCAAAAATGATTTGAATACAATTATGACTGATTGTGTAAATGCTGGCATGTCCACTGAATGTGATCCTATCCAAGCAATCCATGATAGCTTGAACGTTAACATTGATTTCACTACCCTACCAGACACCACTGCTGAACTCAACAATCTTAAAACAGCTATTGACTTTGACCTAACTGGAAACATAAAAATT GGACAAGCGACAATTAATGACATTCCTACAACAGTCGTTGACAAATCAAACAGTGTTCGCAACG atgcaAGAACCAAAATTAATAAGGGAGAGGGTGAAGTTAAGACACAACTTAATAAAGTAATCAAAGATATAACTGAT GGAGTTGTTAACTTGACTAGAGACCACCTGAAACATAAGGATGAATACACGtcaaaaacttcaaaatattaTAAGTATGAAAATAACAG GTGGCATGCATATATTGGATTATCATGCTTAATGGCGCTGATAgtcattctgattggcttaggaCTAACTTTTGCAGCGTGTGGATATAAGAAGGATCGACGGCCATCAAAAAGAACAAAGGTAGCCACATGTGGAGGGAACTGCTTAATGTC GGCTGTTGGATTGATGTTTATATTCTCCTTCCTGTTCATGCTGTTTTGTGTTATATGGTACGTGGTGGGCATTCATCTATATATTGTGTGTCGTGATATGGAAGATGGAGAGTTAATCGATGACTTGTACAAATTTAAACCGACTGATAGTGATGAAGTTTTAAAGGTCTCACAAACACTCAAAAATTGCCGTAATAACATGCCTCTTTTTGCTGCATTGGATGGAGACCGTTTTTTCAATATCACTAAAAATTTTGACATAAAAGAG caTGTTCCAGATATTAATgatgaaataaagaaaataaacatcgACTTGACAGATAAAACTATCTTAACAAATGATGCTGAAAGCAGTATAACTCAATTTATTAACTCTGGTGTCGATGACTTAAACTATACAAAGTTCCTTGCAACA ttaaaagaaaaaataactgaCGTTGACTTGACTGTAGTTTCACAAAACCTTTCTACAGTTGCTGCGGGCATTTCTAATACA GGCGTGAAAACAAAGATAGAAGATGTAGCAAAAAAGGTGGAAAATGTCCAGCATACTACACTAGCGACCATCCAACAGAAAATG AATTTTCTCAAACAAAATGTAACGGAGGTGGAAATAAAAGCAACCAATCTCAAG GATGGAACTACATCACTgttaaatgacttgaaagcttcAGAAACTTTCCTCACGTCATCATATGTGCAAGATGAAATCAAGAAG atggTGCAACAACTGTCTGACCGAATCCTGGGTTGGTTGACTCAGGGAACAGATTACATCACAAAAGAA CTTAAAGAGAGTTGGTTTAAATGCAAACCCGTTGCACAGTTGTATGATGGGGTTCACACGTTCGCATGCGACAATGTTGTACAGAACACG AATGGTTTTTGGTTAGCTTTGGGCTGGTGCTTGCTTTTCTTTATACCAGCCATCATACTTTGCGTGAAGTTGGCAAAATATTTCAGAAAAATGGATTATGATTCAGG CTATGATGATAACATCCAGCATCCACCTTACAACGATAAAATTCCATTGCATTC TATACAGCCTAATGATTTTATTCCGCGGCCCTTTTCCACACCTCGTGATTCGTATGTTGCACCGCCAGG ACGTTCGCCTCAGGAAAGCAGATCGCTAGATGAACAGCTACAACTTATTGGAGACTTGGA AAACAGACCGCGCCAAATGAGTTACAACTCAACTGGTGATGACAATGCGACATCAATGACTAGCCAGCACACTTCTCCACCTAACGAACCTGCACAAGAACCACCTATGTACAGTGTAAACACTCCTTCACATGCACTACAATTTGACGACGTCGC ATATGATCATAACCCTCCTCCACCGTACAACCAACACGAAAATTCTGGGTACACATATCAATGA
- the LOC130644857 gene encoding uncharacterized protein LOC130644857 isoform X3 yields MKVAQYLIIIGFLPLAQLAFVSLLRDHFYNSKSDNVSTPFRRITRLFHKHGRSRKHLSIRNQTVDTNANDRAHLVIESDSFGTVKIHSFKRPVHYLCIGPDARPTGVPEVQLDEASFDINDCIFREYTLGKHLQFKSEKYYNKKNNTGCLAFNKFGRGRNVRISKCGKRNTLFMERKPRIIIDIYKNGKFKNQLFKFLRNQQG; encoded by the exons caaCTAGCTTTCGTCAGCCTTTTACGCGATCATTTCTACAATTCAAAAAGCGACAATGTCAGCACACCGTTTCGACGAATCACAAGACTATTTCATAAGCACGGACGCAGCCGGAAACATCTTTCTATAAGAAATCAGACGGTCGACACGAATGCAAATGATCGAG CTCACTTAGTCATCGAGTCTGATTCATTTGGAACGGTAAAAATCCACAGCTTTAAGAGACCTGTGCACTACTTGTGTATAGGACCAGACGCCAGACCGACAGGAGTTCCAGAG GTGCAACTTGATGAGGCATCCTTTGACATCAATGATTGTATATTTCGAGAATACACCCTGGGTAAACATCTTCAGTTTAAATCTGAAAAatactacaataaaaaaaacaatactggATGCTTGGCTTTCAACAAGTTTGGAAGGGGACGAAATGTGAGGATATCGAAATGTGGAAAGAGAAACACGTTATTTATGGAACGAAAACCACGAATTATTATAGATATATATAAGAATGGAAAGTTTAAGAATCAACTCTTCAAATTTTTGCGTAATCAACAAGGATAG